A single window of Paenibacillus sp. SYP-B4298 DNA harbors:
- a CDS encoding ABC transporter ATP-binding protein, with translation MPFLTKLSWFFRERWLFYVLTVILMSATSFLNSVTPRLVGHTIDQMQAGTLSRESLWHTVGLLLLIAISMYICIYLWNNLLFGSSVLLDKQLRDRLFRHWTRMTPSFFQRNRSGELMALASNDIQAVSNTAGFGVLTLVNTIVVSAIVMFSMIWFVSFKLMVAALLPLPLLALAINRLGLAMRSRFIIAQQSFGEMNDHVLETISGMRVLRSYVQEEQDIQAFDRVTGEVMRKNIKVAFINALFQPAVSIIVGVSFAVGIGYGSFLVFYNEITLGQLVTFNIYLTMLVWPMIAFGEFINILQRGNASVNRIADNLEQPQEVADVPAPLRPRVPQRVEFRGLTFRYPGAVVDSLRGLSLAVHRGETLGIVGRTGSGKSTLLKQLLRQYPIPEGTLLIDGVSIEQIALDSIRGWIGYVPQEHLLLSGTIRQNIALGKPDATEQEIAAAVELAALQHDIARMQDGLDTIIGENGVSLSGGQKQRIGIARALLIDPEILILDDALSAVDARTEQAILQQIRRTREGRTTLIATHRLSAVSHAHQIIVLEDGQVLESGTHDELLRLGGWYCLQYNRQKLEQSLLADEKEEL, from the coding sequence GTGCCGTTCCTAACGAAGCTGAGCTGGTTTTTTCGTGAGCGCTGGCTGTTTTATGTCCTAACTGTGATCTTGATGTCTGCCACCAGCTTCCTGAATAGTGTGACCCCGAGGCTGGTCGGTCATACGATCGATCAGATGCAGGCGGGTACCCTTAGCCGCGAGAGCTTATGGCATACGGTCGGCTTGCTGCTGCTTATCGCGATCTCGATGTATATATGTATCTATTTGTGGAATAATCTCTTGTTCGGCAGCTCGGTGCTGCTGGATAAGCAGCTTCGTGACCGTCTGTTCAGACACTGGACGCGGATGACGCCCTCGTTCTTCCAACGCAACCGCTCCGGCGAGCTGATGGCGCTGGCCTCCAATGATATTCAGGCGGTAAGCAATACCGCCGGGTTCGGAGTGCTCACGCTGGTGAATACGATCGTGGTTAGCGCAATCGTGATGTTCTCTATGATATGGTTTGTCAGCTTCAAGCTGATGGTTGCGGCGTTGCTGCCTTTGCCATTGCTTGCGCTGGCTATTAATCGGCTGGGCCTGGCGATGCGATCTCGCTTTATCATTGCGCAGCAGTCCTTTGGCGAGATGAATGATCATGTGCTGGAGACGATCTCCGGCATGCGTGTGCTCCGCTCCTATGTGCAAGAGGAACAGGACATCCAGGCCTTCGACCGTGTGACCGGCGAGGTCATGCGTAAAAATATTAAGGTGGCTTTTATCAATGCGCTGTTTCAGCCTGCCGTCTCGATTATTGTTGGCGTCAGCTTTGCAGTGGGCATCGGCTACGGCTCTTTTCTCGTCTTTTATAACGAGATTACACTTGGACAGTTGGTTACCTTCAATATATATCTAACGATGCTGGTTTGGCCGATGATTGCATTCGGTGAATTCATTAATATTTTGCAGCGGGGCAATGCATCGGTTAATCGGATTGCGGATAATCTGGAGCAGCCACAGGAGGTCGCGGATGTCCCCGCCCCGCTTCGTCCCCGTGTGCCGCAACGTGTGGAGTTTCGCGGTCTGACCTTCCGTTATCCAGGCGCAGTCGTGGATAGTCTGCGAGGGCTGTCGCTAGCCGTACATCGCGGCGAGACGCTCGGCATCGTCGGGCGGACGGGCAGCGGCAAGAGCACACTATTGAAGCAACTGCTGCGTCAATATCCGATACCGGAGGGAACACTGCTTATCGATGGTGTATCGATCGAGCAGATTGCGCTGGATAGCATACGGGGATGGATCGGCTACGTGCCGCAGGAGCATCTGCTGTTATCCGGCACGATCCGGCAAAATATTGCGCTTGGCAAGCCCGACGCTACAGAGCAGGAGATTGCCGCAGCAGTGGAGCTTGCAGCACTCCAACATGACATTGCCCGGATGCAGGACGGACTGGACACCATCATTGGGGAAAATGGCGTCTCGCTATCCGGGGGGCAGAAGCAACGGATCGGCATTGCCCGCGCGCTGCTGATTGACCCGGAGATTCTGATTCTTGATGATGCATTGTCCGCCGTGGACGCCCGTACCGAGCAAGCGATCCTGCAACAAATTCGGCGCACGCGGGAGGGAAGGACGACGCTGATCGCAACCCATCGTTTAAGCGCCGTATCCCATGCGCACCAGATTATTGTACTTGAGGACGGTCAGGTGCTGGAGTCTGGTACTCATGACGAGCTGCTGCGTCTGGGAGGCTGGTATTGCCTGCAATATAACAGGCAGAAGCTGGAGCAATCGTTGCTGGCGGATGAGAAGGAGGAGTTATGA
- the uvrA gene encoding excinuclease ABC subunit UvrA, translated as MASDQIVIKGARAHNLKNIDVTIPRDKFVVLTGLSGSGKSSLAFDTIYAEGQRRYVESLSAYARQFLGQMEKPDVDSIDGLSPAISIDQKTTSRNPRSTVGTVTEIYDYLRLLFARIGKPHCPEHGIEIAAQTVEQMVDRIMEYEERTRLQILAPVVSGRKGEHTKLLADIQKQGFVRVRVNGEMRDLSETIELEKNKKHSIEVVVDRIVIKEDVQTRLADSLETALKLGEGRVLVDVIDKEELLFSSTLSCPECGFSMEELAPRMFSFNSPFGACPECDGLGMKMIVDPDLLVPDMSKSIQQGAFEAWAGSTSNYYPQFLDAVCKHYAIPVDKPVSELEPEHLKKLLYGTGGERVKFRYENDFGQSKEAYVPFEGIVRNLERRYRDTASDGIREHIEGYMSAKPCGSCKGQRLRKEVLAVTVGQSNIAYVTSLSIGAAQQFFQGLSLNEKETKIANLILKEINARLGFLVNVGLEYLTMSRAAGTLSGGEAQRIRLATQIGSSLMGVLYILDEPSIGLHQRDNDRLIQTLEHMRNLGNTLIVVEHDEDTMLAADYIIDMGPGAGIHGGQVIAEGTPQEIMANEDSLTGRYLSGRQFIPVPLSRRSTSDKWVEVRGAKENNLRNLNVSFPLGVFTAVTGVSGSGKSTLVNEILYKTLARDLNKAKSRPGAYKEIRGLENLDKVIDIDQSPIGRTPRSNPATYTGVFDDIRDVFAATNESKVRGYKKGRFSFNVKGGRCEACRGDGIIKIEMHFLPDVYVPCEVCKGKRYNRETLEIKYKGQSISDILEMTIEDAVEFFKNIPRIHRKVSTLFDVGLGYMKLGQPATTMSGGEAQRVKLAAELYRRSTGKTLYILDEPTTGLHVDDIDRLLVVLHRLVDSGESVLVIEHNLDVIKTADYLIDLGPEGGSGGGQLVAAGTPEELVEVEASYTGRYLKPVLERDRLRTEQQRNVQDGVAAGVDE; from the coding sequence TTGGCTAGCGATCAGATCGTGATTAAGGGCGCGCGCGCCCACAACCTGAAAAATATCGATGTAACTATACCTCGCGACAAATTTGTCGTACTCACCGGATTGAGCGGGTCGGGCAAATCGTCCTTGGCCTTCGATACGATCTATGCCGAAGGGCAGCGCCGCTATGTGGAATCATTATCGGCCTATGCCAGACAGTTTCTCGGACAGATGGAGAAGCCGGATGTCGATTCGATTGACGGGCTTTCTCCAGCAATCTCTATTGATCAGAAGACAACAAGCCGCAATCCGCGTTCTACAGTAGGCACGGTGACCGAGATTTACGACTATCTGCGTCTGTTGTTTGCCCGCATCGGCAAGCCGCACTGCCCGGAGCATGGCATCGAGATTGCCGCTCAGACTGTAGAGCAGATGGTAGACCGAATTATGGAATATGAGGAGCGGACACGTCTGCAGATTCTTGCCCCGGTCGTCTCCGGGCGCAAGGGAGAGCATACGAAGCTGCTTGCCGATATTCAGAAGCAGGGCTTTGTACGGGTACGGGTAAATGGCGAGATGCGCGATCTGAGCGAGACTATAGAGCTGGAGAAGAATAAAAAGCACAGCATCGAGGTCGTCGTGGATCGGATTGTTATCAAGGAGGATGTTCAGACACGGCTTGCCGACTCGCTGGAGACCGCGCTGAAGCTCGGCGAGGGGCGGGTTCTTGTCGATGTTATCGACAAGGAGGAGCTGCTGTTCAGCTCGACCCTGTCTTGCCCGGAGTGCGGCTTCAGTATGGAGGAGCTGGCTCCGCGGATGTTCTCGTTCAACAGTCCATTCGGCGCTTGCCCGGAATGTGACGGCCTGGGCATGAAGATGATCGTTGATCCCGATCTGCTTGTCCCGGACATGAGTAAGTCGATCCAGCAAGGGGCATTCGAGGCTTGGGCAGGCAGCACCTCCAACTACTATCCGCAGTTTCTGGATGCGGTCTGCAAGCACTATGCGATTCCGGTCGACAAGCCGGTAAGTGAGCTGGAGCCGGAGCACCTGAAGAAGCTGCTATATGGTACTGGGGGGGAGCGGGTCAAGTTCCGTTATGAGAACGACTTTGGCCAGTCTAAGGAAGCCTACGTTCCATTCGAGGGCATTGTACGCAATCTGGAGCGCCGCTATCGCGATACGGCGTCTGATGGCATACGGGAGCATATTGAGGGTTATATGAGTGCCAAGCCGTGCGGAAGCTGCAAGGGGCAACGTCTCCGCAAGGAGGTGCTGGCGGTTACAGTAGGACAGAGCAACATTGCTTATGTCACTTCATTGTCGATTGGAGCGGCGCAGCAGTTTTTCCAAGGGTTGTCCCTCAATGAGAAGGAGACGAAGATTGCCAACCTGATCCTGAAGGAGATCAATGCGCGACTGGGCTTCCTGGTCAACGTTGGTCTCGAATATTTGACGATGAGTCGTGCTGCCGGCACTCTATCGGGTGGCGAGGCGCAGCGCATTCGCCTGGCGACACAGATTGGCTCAAGCCTGATGGGGGTTCTGTACATCCTGGATGAGCCAAGCATTGGGCTGCATCAGCGGGATAATGACCGACTCATTCAGACGTTGGAGCATATGCGCAACCTGGGCAATACGCTGATCGTGGTGGAGCATGACGAGGATACGATGCTGGCGGCGGATTATATTATCGACATGGGTCCAGGAGCGGGCATTCACGGAGGCCAGGTCATCGCCGAGGGCACACCGCAGGAGATTATGGCCAATGAGGATTCCTTGACCGGACGTTATCTGAGCGGACGACAGTTCATTCCTGTGCCGTTGTCGCGTCGTAGTACCAGTGACAAGTGGGTGGAGGTGCGCGGAGCGAAGGAGAACAATCTGCGCAATCTGAATGTAAGCTTCCCGCTGGGCGTATTCACGGCCGTGACGGGTGTGTCGGGCTCCGGCAAATCCACGTTGGTCAATGAAATCTTGTATAAGACGTTGGCGCGCGATCTGAACAAGGCCAAATCCCGGCCAGGCGCCTATAAGGAGATTCGCGGTCTGGAAAATCTGGACAAGGTAATCGATATTGACCAGTCTCCAATCGGCCGTACTCCACGCTCCAACCCGGCGACGTATACCGGCGTGTTTGATGATATTCGGGATGTGTTCGCAGCGACGAATGAATCGAAGGTCCGCGGCTACAAAAAAGGCCGCTTCAGCTTTAATGTCAAAGGCGGGCGCTGCGAGGCATGCCGTGGGGACGGCATTATCAAGATAGAGATGCACTTTTTGCCGGACGTCTATGTCCCTTGTGAAGTATGCAAGGGGAAACGCTATAACCGCGAGACGTTGGAGATCAAGTATAAGGGCCAAAGTATTTCGGATATTTTGGAGATGACGATCGAGGATGCCGTAGAATTTTTCAAGAACATTCCGCGCATTCACCGCAAAGTATCGACGTTGTTTGATGTAGGACTGGGCTACATGAAGCTAGGACAGCCCGCGACGACCATGTCAGGTGGCGAGGCACAGCGGGTGAAGCTGGCGGCTGAGCTATACCGTCGCAGCACAGGCAAGACGCTCTATATATTGGATGAGCCGACGACAGGGCTGCATGTTGATGATATTGATCGGCTGCTAGTGGTACTGCATCGGCTGGTCGATTCCGGGGAGTCTGTGCTGGTCATTGAGCATAATCTGGACGTGATCAAGACGGCAGATTACTTGATTGATCTCGGCCCAGAGGGTGGCAGCGGCGGTGGCCAGTTGGTCGCGGCAGGAACACCGGAGGAACTGGTAGAGGTAGAAGCCTCATATACCGGACGGTATCTGAAGCCAGTGCTGGAGCGTGACCGACTTCGAACGGAACAACAGCGCAATGTACAGGATGGCGTGGCGGCTGGAGTGGACGAATAG
- a CDS encoding ABC transporter ATP-binding protein has translation MSNLKQRSVSRRLFDYIMLFRGQVIGALTILILAMGAQLAGPLIAKSIIDDHILAIEQEWVELEPAKLPAGKPSVPYDGYEYIRSDWLSDQERGALPEHAIVHIVQQGSGFALQSPVHGEVRLSAAETAAFYRYDMQPVLMLVGLIIALAMAASILNFAQSYMLQTIAQRAVQRIRMDVFRNLHRMPIRYFDQTPVGQVVSRVANDTENIKELYMSFLSTFVVSGLNIVGVFAALLFLDWRMALVCALLLPIYVLVMGLHLKYSRKYIAAIRARLAEMNAMLSEVILIMPVLQAFRREQSIQEQFERINEDRYRNQRTQFRIFAFSGRNAVYFIGRIFTAAIIWYFGSGSLEGAVSFGVFYAFIDYLGRIFEPIIGIFDQLMNAQRAVVSAERVFELMDEPGQDVAAAFDVPRPRGHVAFREVSFGYVEGQPVLGGISFEASRGETIALVGHTGSGKSSIMNLLLGFYEPDAGEILIDGIDIRSMSRQELRRHMGIVLQDPFLFTGDIRFNVTLYNEEISRAQVLEALEKVGAADFVRQLEHGLEESVVERGATLSAGQRQLISFARALAYDPAVLILDEATSSVDSETEAVIQKALEVLRHGRTTFIIAHRLSTIKDADRILVLHRGSIVESGTHAELMAKQGRYYRMYQLQSGEERQATGSEGA, from the coding sequence ATGAGCAATCTGAAACAACGTTCCGTTAGCAGACGGCTGTTCGATTATATTATGCTGTTCAGAGGTCAGGTCATAGGCGCTTTGACGATTCTCATCCTTGCGATGGGGGCGCAACTGGCGGGGCCGCTTATTGCGAAGAGTATCATTGATGATCATATATTGGCGATCGAGCAGGAATGGGTGGAGCTGGAGCCTGCTAAGCTGCCGGCTGGGAAACCTTCTGTTCCATACGACGGCTATGAATACATACGCAGCGATTGGCTGAGCGACCAGGAGCGGGGAGCGTTGCCCGAACATGCCATTGTTCACATTGTGCAGCAAGGGAGCGGCTTCGCCCTGCAAAGCCCGGTGCATGGGGAGGTTCGGCTGAGCGCAGCGGAGACTGCTGCTTTTTACCGTTATGATATGCAGCCGGTATTAATGCTGGTGGGGCTGATCATCGCGCTGGCGATGGCGGCCAGTATTTTGAATTTTGCGCAAAGCTATATGCTCCAGACGATCGCGCAGCGGGCGGTTCAACGCATCCGTATGGATGTGTTCCGCAATCTGCATCGCATGCCGATTCGATATTTTGACCAGACGCCTGTGGGTCAGGTGGTCTCGCGTGTCGCCAATGACACAGAGAACATCAAGGAGCTGTACATGAGCTTTTTGTCCACCTTCGTGGTTAGCGGGTTGAATATAGTAGGGGTCTTTGCAGCACTGCTGTTCCTCGATTGGAGAATGGCGCTGGTCTGCGCGCTGCTGCTTCCGATCTATGTGCTGGTTATGGGGCTGCATCTGAAATATTCGCGCAAATATATTGCTGCTATCCGCGCTCGCCTGGCGGAGATGAATGCGATGCTGAGCGAAGTGATTCTGATTATGCCGGTGCTGCAGGCATTCCGCCGCGAGCAGTCCATACAGGAGCAGTTCGAGCGAATCAATGAAGACCGTTATCGCAATCAGCGGACTCAATTCCGCATCTTTGCCTTCTCCGGTCGCAATGCGGTCTATTTTATCGGTCGCATCTTTACAGCGGCTATTATCTGGTATTTTGGCAGCGGTTCCTTGGAAGGAGCAGTATCCTTTGGAGTGTTCTATGCCTTTATTGATTACCTGGGGCGGATTTTTGAGCCGATTATCGGCATATTTGACCAACTGATGAATGCACAGCGAGCCGTTGTTTCGGCAGAACGGGTATTCGAGCTGATGGATGAGCCTGGACAGGATGTAGCTGCGGCTTTCGATGTCCCCCGTCCACGCGGGCATGTGGCGTTTCGGGAGGTGAGCTTTGGCTATGTTGAGGGGCAGCCTGTGCTCGGTGGGATCAGCTTCGAGGCCAGCAGGGGGGAAACGATCGCGCTCGTCGGTCATACCGGCTCTGGCAAAAGCTCAATCATGAATCTGCTGCTCGGCTTCTACGAGCCTGATGCTGGCGAGATTCTGATCGATGGCATCGACATCCGCAGTATGTCTAGGCAGGAGCTGCGTCGCCACATGGGTATTGTACTGCAGGACCCGTTCCTGTTCACAGGGGATATTCGGTTTAATGTCACCTTGTACAATGAGGAGATAAGCCGTGCTCAAGTGCTGGAGGCGCTTGAGAAGGTAGGGGCGGCTGATTTTGTCCGCCAGTTGGAGCATGGGCTGGAAGAGTCGGTCGTGGAGCGCGGGGCAACGCTGTCCGCCGGACAGCGCCAGCTCATCTCCTTCGCGAGAGCACTGGCTTACGATCCGGCGGTACTGATTCTGGACGAAGCGACCTCAAGCGTGGACAGCGAGACGGAAGCCGTCATCCAGAAGGCGCTTGAGGTGCTGCGACACGGGCGGACGACCTTTATCATTGCGCATCGCCTGTCCACCATCAAAGACGCTGACCGGATTCTGGTTCTGCACCGCGGCAGCATCGTGGAGAGTGGCACACATGCCGAGCTGATGGCGAAGCAAGGACGCTATTACCGAATGTATCAGCTTCAGAGCGGCGAAGAGCGGCAAGCTACTGGGAGCGAAGGGGCATGA
- a CDS encoding copper amine oxidase N-terminal domain-containing protein produces the protein MLKATVKWFTLLLISTLLFPIAAQPALADSLETSEQHIQLVINGQLYKQPDGEPAPYINTQNRTMVPVSLLVKAMNLPGASIEWDEPARTVTMRYTTHTIVFTHGAASVDINNDTVVLDSAAEIRQGRLFAPVRALVGALGGSLQWESARGLIYIATEPSTAAPPTGSEADALIGQQATATLEALAEQDWGALAELVHPDRGVRFSPYTDVDPVEQTRLMPEELLDAAERSKLRQWGYYDGTGDPIELSIQDYLLQFVYPHDYRTAPERSYNRQLFHGNVANNASWVYPGAIIAEYHFDGIDPQYGGLDWRSLRLVFQPLHGQWYLVGIINDQWTS, from the coding sequence ATGTTGAAAGCGACTGTCAAATGGTTCACATTGTTGCTCATCAGCACCCTGCTCTTCCCGATCGCCGCACAGCCCGCTCTGGCTGACAGTCTGGAAACATCGGAGCAGCATATACAATTGGTTATTAACGGTCAGTTGTACAAGCAGCCTGATGGTGAGCCCGCACCCTATATCAATACGCAGAACCGCACCATGGTACCGGTCAGTCTGCTCGTCAAGGCAATGAACCTGCCTGGTGCTTCTATTGAATGGGACGAGCCTGCTCGCACAGTCACCATGCGCTACACCACCCATACCATCGTCTTCACTCACGGAGCAGCATCCGTTGATATAAATAATGATACCGTCGTCCTTGACTCCGCGGCCGAGATTCGCCAGGGCAGGCTGTTCGCTCCTGTGCGAGCACTGGTCGGCGCCCTGGGTGGCTCGCTGCAATGGGAGAGCGCTCGCGGGCTGATCTACATTGCGACCGAGCCGAGCACAGCAGCCCCTCCGACGGGCTCAGAGGCCGACGCGCTCATTGGACAGCAAGCCACCGCCACGCTGGAGGCGCTGGCAGAGCAGGACTGGGGCGCCTTGGCTGAGCTTGTTCACCCTGACCGGGGCGTGCGCTTCTCTCCGTATACGGATGTTGATCCGGTTGAGCAGACCCGACTGATGCCCGAGGAGCTGCTGGATGCTGCAGAACGCAGCAAGCTGCGACAATGGGGCTATTACGATGGCACAGGTGACCCGATCGAGCTCAGTATTCAGGACTACTTGCTGCAATTCGTCTATCCGCACGATTATCGGACAGCGCCGGAGCGCAGCTATAACCGCCAACTATTTCACGGGAATGTGGCTAACAATGCATCTTGGGTCTACCCAGGAGCCATCATTGCAGAATACCATTTCGACGGAATCGATCCGCAGTACGGCGGACTGGACTGGCGCAGCCTGCGACTTGTGTTCCAGCCGTTGCATGGTCAATGGTATCTTGTCGGCATCATTAACGATCAGTGGACCTCCTGA
- a CDS encoding cold-shock protein — translation MQQGTVKWFNAEKGFGFIEVEGGSDVFVHFSAIVGDGFKTLDEGQRVEFNVVQGNRGPQAENVVKL, via the coding sequence ATGCAACAAGGTACAGTTAAATGGTTCAACGCAGAAAAAGGCTTCGGTTTCATCGAAGTTGAAGGCGGAAGCGACGTATTCGTTCACTTCTCCGCAATCGTTGGCGACGGATTCAAAACTCTTGACGAAGGTCAACGCGTTGAATTCAACGTGGTTCAAGGCAACCGCGGACCACAAGCAGAAAACGTTGTTAAACTGTAA
- the uvrB gene encoding excinuclease ABC subunit UvrB, whose product MSELQVSNRTFELVSEYKPQGDQPKAIGQLVEGIRQGTKYQTLLGATGTGKTYTIANTIAQVNRPTLVIAHNKTLAAQLCSEFKSFFPNNAVEYFVSYYDYYQPEAYIPSSDTYIEKDSSINDEIDKLRHSATSALFERRDVIIVASVSCIYGLGSPMEYRSLVLSLRVGMERSRNDILHKLVDIQYQRNDINFIRGTFRVRGDVIEIFPVANNERAIRVELFGDEIERITEIDVLTGEIVGQRDHVAIFPASHFVTREDTMRAALLNIERELEERLAELRDEGKLLEAQRLEQRTRYDIEMMQEMGFCSGIENYSGPLTFRERGATPYTLMDFFPDDLLIVVDESHVTLPQIRAMYNGDQARKDVLVNHGFRLPSAKDNRPLRFEEFEEKIRQIVFVSATPGPYELEHCPVMTEQIIRPTGLLDPIIELRPTKGQIDDLLGEIRDRIAKDERVLVTTLTKKMAEDLTDYLKEVGIKVRYLHSDIKTLERMTILRDLRLGVFHVLVGINLLREGLDLPEVSLVAILDADKEGFLRSDRSLIQTIGRAARNSDGRVIMYGDKVTDSMDRAMRETERRRQLQIAHNEQHGIEPQTIRKRVHDVIEATKVAEQKAEYLTGGATGKLSKKERQKVIQRLEAEMKEAAKNLQFERAAELRDALLELKAED is encoded by the coding sequence ATGAGCGAGCTGCAAGTATCGAACCGAACATTTGAGTTGGTGTCCGAGTACAAGCCGCAGGGCGATCAGCCGAAGGCGATCGGACAATTGGTGGAGGGCATCCGGCAAGGAACCAAGTATCAGACCTTGCTCGGCGCGACAGGAACGGGGAAGACGTACACGATTGCGAACACGATCGCTCAGGTGAACCGGCCTACATTGGTCATCGCCCATAACAAGACGCTCGCTGCCCAGCTTTGCAGCGAATTTAAATCTTTTTTTCCTAATAATGCTGTCGAGTACTTTGTCAGCTATTATGACTACTACCAGCCAGAGGCATACATCCCATCCTCCGATACCTACATTGAGAAGGACTCCAGCATTAATGATGAGATCGACAAGCTCCGCCATTCTGCAACCAGTGCGCTGTTCGAACGGCGAGATGTCATCATTGTCGCCAGTGTATCCTGCATCTATGGCCTCGGTTCGCCGATGGAGTATCGGAGTCTGGTCTTGTCGCTGCGTGTGGGGATGGAGCGCTCGCGCAACGATATTTTGCATAAGCTAGTCGATATTCAATATCAACGGAATGATATCAACTTTATACGTGGAACCTTCCGGGTACGCGGAGATGTCATCGAGATCTTCCCGGTGGCGAACAATGAACGGGCGATTCGTGTGGAGCTGTTCGGAGACGAGATCGAACGAATCACAGAGATCGATGTGCTCACCGGCGAGATTGTCGGGCAGCGTGATCATGTGGCGATCTTCCCGGCCTCGCACTTTGTGACGCGCGAGGATACGATGCGGGCGGCGCTGCTGAACATTGAGCGTGAGCTGGAGGAGCGTCTGGCTGAGCTGCGTGATGAGGGCAAGCTGCTGGAGGCGCAGCGGCTTGAGCAGCGGACGCGCTATGACATCGAGATGATGCAGGAGATGGGCTTCTGCTCTGGCATCGAGAACTATTCCGGGCCGCTGACGTTCCGCGAGCGAGGTGCTACACCGTATACGCTGATGGATTTCTTCCCGGACGATCTGCTCATCGTCGTCGATGAGTCACATGTCACTCTCCCGCAGATTCGGGCGATGTACAATGGCGACCAGGCGCGTAAGGATGTGCTGGTGAACCACGGCTTCCGCCTTCCCTCGGCCAAGGACAACCGGCCACTGCGCTTTGAGGAATTCGAGGAGAAGATTCGGCAGATCGTATTTGTCTCGGCAACGCCGGGGCCGTATGAGCTGGAGCACTGCCCGGTCATGACGGAGCAGATCATCCGCCCGACAGGATTGCTTGATCCGATTATAGAGCTGCGTCCTACGAAAGGGCAGATTGACGACCTGCTCGGCGAGATCAGAGATCGAATTGCCAAGGATGAACGGGTACTGGTGACGACGCTGACCAAGAAGATGGCAGAGGACTTGACCGACTATCTGAAGGAAGTGGGCATCAAAGTCCGCTACCTTCATTCGGATATTAAGACGCTGGAGCGCATGACGATATTGCGTGATCTGCGGCTAGGCGTATTCCATGTGCTGGTAGGGATTAACCTGCTGCGTGAAGGGCTGGATCTGCCGGAGGTGTCGCTGGTCGCGATTCTGGATGCGGATAAGGAAGGGTTCCTGCGTTCCGATCGTTCGCTTATTCAGACCATTGGCCGTGCGGCCCGCAATAGTGACGGGCGCGTTATTATGTATGGCGACAAAGTAACCGACTCGATGGATCGTGCGATGCGGGAGACAGAGCGGCGCAGACAGTTGCAGATTGCTCATAATGAGCAGCATGGCATAGAGCCGCAGACGATCCGCAAGAGGGTGCATGATGTGATCGAGGCGACCAAGGTGGCAGAGCAGAAGGCCGAGTATCTGACAGGCGGCGCGACAGGCAAGCTGTCGAAGAAGGAACGGCAGAAGGTCATCCAGCGGCTGGAGGCAGAGATGAAGGAAGCAGCCAAAAATCTGCAATTCGAACGGGCTGCCGAATTGCGTGATGCATTGCTGGAATTGAAAGCTGAGGATTAA